A single window of Flavobacterium sp. 140616W15 DNA harbors:
- a CDS encoding NuoM family protein, with the protein MNVSLILIILLIGAFVTYFVGDKLASKVALFFSLAALGCSIVLLNHYNLGESIDYISQWITQPKISFVLNADGLAIAMLLLTTALTPIIILSSFGNSYPNAKGFYALILFMAFAMVGTFLAADGLLYYIFWELSLIPIYFIALIWGNGDTEERRKAVVKFFIYTLAGSLFMLVAFVYLYTKAGSFLLTDLYELDLTATEQLWIFLAFFLAYAIKIPLIPFHTWQASVYQKAPTAGTMLLSGIMLKMGLYSIIRWQLPIAPLPAKEYMSIFIGLGIAGVIYGSIVALRQKDLKKLLAYSSLAHVGLIAAGTYTLTADGLSGSVLQMIAHGFVVVGLFLAAEIIFRRYETRVISEMGGIRYQSPKFTSMFLILVLASVALPSTFNFVGEFTVLYSLSQINIWFAVLGGTTIILGAYYMLKMFQHAMLGETNTKPFADVSVSEGISLVAIIAVLFFFGLYPKPITDLITPSLDIILKVIHRN; encoded by the coding sequence CCGCTTTAGGTTGTTCGATTGTATTATTAAATCATTATAATCTTGGCGAAAGCATTGATTATATTAGTCAATGGATTACTCAGCCTAAAATTTCATTTGTATTAAATGCAGATGGATTGGCTATTGCAATGTTATTATTAACAACTGCTTTAACACCAATAATCATACTCTCTTCTTTTGGTAATTCATATCCAAACGCAAAAGGATTCTATGCATTAATCTTATTCATGGCATTTGCAATGGTAGGTACTTTCCTTGCAGCAGATGGTTTGTTATATTATATCTTTTGGGAATTATCATTAATCCCTATTTACTTTATCGCTTTAATTTGGGGTAATGGTGACACCGAAGAACGCAGAAAAGCAGTAGTTAAATTCTTTATCTACACTCTTGCTGGTTCATTATTTATGCTTGTAGCATTTGTTTACTTATATACAAAAGCAGGTAGTTTCTTATTGACTGATTTATATGAACTTGATTTAACTGCAACTGAGCAACTTTGGATTTTCTTGGCTTTCTTCTTAGCATATGCTATTAAGATTCCTCTTATTCCATTTCATACTTGGCAAGCAAGTGTGTACCAAAAAGCACCTACTGCAGGAACCATGCTTTTATCAGGTATTATGCTTAAAATGGGACTATACAGCATCATTCGTTGGCAATTGCCAATTGCTCCACTTCCTGCAAAAGAATACATGTCTATATTCATCGGATTAGGTATTGCTGGAGTAATTTATGGATCGATTGTAGCTTTAAGACAAAAAGATCTAAAAAAATTACTAGCTTACTCTTCATTAGCACACGTTGGATTAATTGCAGCAGGTACTTATACATTAACTGCAGACGGTTTAAGCGGATCTGTTTTACAAATGATTGCTCACGGTTTTGTAGTAGTTGGTTTATTCTTAGCTGCCGAAATCATTTTTAGAAGATACGAAACTAGAGTTATTTCTGAAATGGGTGGAATTCGTTACCAATCGCCTAAGTTCACTTCGATGTTCTTAATTTTGGTATTGGCATCGGTAGCACTACCATCTACATTTAACTTCGTTGGAGAATTCACAGTATTATATAGCCTTTCTCAAATTAATATTTGGTTTGCCGTTTTAGGTGGAACAACAATTATATTAGGAGCTTACTATATGCTTAAAATGTTCCAACATGCAATGTTAGGCGAAACAAATACGAAACCTTTTGCTGATGTATCTGTCTCTGAAGGAATTTCACTTGTAGCAATTATAGCTGTATTATTCTTTTTTGGATTATATCCAAAACCAATTACAGATTTGATTACTCCAAGTTTAGATATAATTTTAAAAGTTATACATAGAAATTAA
- a CDS encoding NADH-quinone oxidoreductase subunit N — MNTLIAIIGLGVFCLLFEILNLRKAIIPVTIIGLLGVLAINYSEFGLTESYYNNMISVSKYSTSFSSLFIVLTIFLVALSHNFYEDHQTKISDFVSIKIFLLAGAVAMVSFGNLAMFFLGIEVLSIALYVLAASDRMKIKSNEAGMKYFLMGSFASGIILFGICLIYGAMGSFDVIEISELSQSAELPIWFPIGIVLLTVGMLFKVAAVPFHFWAPDVYEGSPALTTALMSTLAKVVAIATLYKLLTILNAELSESYVIVIVIVSMLSMTVGNIMALRQVNVKRMLAYSGISHAGFMLMTLLTLATSAGTLLYYTTAYALAGIAAFSVILYVCKNRDNEDITNFHGLGKTNPLLAAILTASLLSMAGIPIFAGFFAKLFLFNQVLQAGYLALVIVAVINSIISVGYYFKLILAMYTKEPNETRTGRPFLIYAVAVVSILLNIVIGLFPSLVLDLLN, encoded by the coding sequence ATGAATACATTAATAGCTATCATAGGATTGGGTGTTTTTTGCCTACTGTTTGAAATTCTTAATTTAAGAAAAGCCATTATACCAGTAACTATAATTGGTTTATTAGGCGTTTTGGCAATAAACTATTCAGAATTTGGTTTAACTGAAAGTTACTACAATAACATGATTTCGGTGAGTAAATACTCTACGTCGTTTTCATCTTTGTTTATTGTTTTAACGATTTTCTTAGTGGCTTTAAGTCATAACTTCTACGAAGATCACCAAACGAAGATATCTGATTTTGTATCTATCAAAATATTCTTATTGGCAGGAGCTGTAGCAATGGTTTCTTTTGGAAACTTAGCTATGTTCTTTTTAGGAATCGAAGTATTATCTATTGCACTATACGTTTTAGCAGCAAGTGACAGAATGAAAATAAAAAGTAATGAAGCTGGAATGAAATATTTCTTAATGGGTTCATTTGCATCTGGAATTATCTTATTCGGAATCTGTTTGATTTACGGAGCTATGGGAAGTTTTGATGTAATTGAAATTAGTGAATTATCTCAATCTGCTGAATTGCCTATTTGGTTTCCAATTGGTATTGTTTTACTAACTGTTGGTATGTTGTTTAAAGTTGCTGCTGTTCCATTTCACTTTTGGGCTCCAGACGTTTACGAAGGTTCTCCTGCATTAACAACTGCTTTAATGAGTACTTTGGCTAAAGTTGTTGCTATTGCTACTTTATACAAATTATTAACGATATTAAATGCTGAGCTTTCTGAAAGCTATGTAATCGTAATCGTGATTGTTTCTATGTTATCTATGACTGTTGGTAATATCATGGCATTACGTCAAGTAAACGTAAAACGTATGCTTGCCTATTCAGGTATTTCGCATGCAGGTTTCATGTTGATGACTTTATTAACTTTAGCAACTTCCGCAGGAACTCTTTTATATTATACTACTGCTTATGCATTAGCTGGTATTGCAGCGTTTAGCGTTATATTATATGTTTGCAAAAACAGAGACAACGAAGACATTACTAATTTTCATGGTTTAGGAAAAACAAATCCATTATTAGCAGCTATTCTTACCGCCTCACTTTTATCTATGGCTGGTATTCCAATTTTTGCAGGATTCTTTGCTAAGTTATTCTTATTCAATCAAGTATTACAAGCTGGATACCTAGCATTAGTAATTGTTGCAGTAATTAACTCTATCATAAGTGTTGGTTATTATTTTAAACTGATATTAGCAATGTACACTAAAGAGCCTAACGAAACTCGTACAGGAAGACCTTTCCTTATTTATGCTGTTGCAGTAGTTTCTATACTATTAAACATCGTGATCGGTTTATTCCCTTCTTTAGTTTTAGATCTTTTGAACTAA